In one Vicia villosa cultivar HV-30 ecotype Madison, WI unplaced genomic scaffold, Vvil1.0 ctg.000345F_1_1, whole genome shotgun sequence genomic region, the following are encoded:
- the LOC131627031 gene encoding U-box domain-containing protein 40-like, translating to MEIHKNTNKKWGGSKKESKWKKMIFFNTSKTTQNPPQEFLCPISGSLMSDPVIVSSGHSFDRTSIQACKNLNFTPQLQDGTTPNFTTLIPNLNLKSSILKWTQTQTQSQSKFQTQTNQNLTTTENLVRTLMSSKKHQQPQNDIVSEKNDQEKETLQIPILTPRKTSYSSSEESIATATSSSSTTPKFQSYCYSSPSSSEIEPSTTPEEEEFVTKLRNPQSIIVEEALISLRKITKTKEESRVQLCTNRILCSLRSLILSKNDVVRVNALASLVNLSLEKVNKVKIVRSGIVPPLIEVLKFGSCESQEHASCVLFSLALDDDNKTAIGVLGALLPLLHALKSESEKTRHDSSLALCHLSLVKSNRVKMVKLGFVSVLWGMVKSGYMIDRVLLILGNLGFGPDGRAAMLDAGVVECLVGLLAGTELDSESTRERCVGILYILSHGGLRFKAVAKEIRVVEMLQKMEKMKSEKANEKVKRILEIMSEKEMEEEEVDWEELLDSGFSGRTMSRLSNGLDESNVNSNEF from the coding sequence ATGGAGATTCACAAAAACACAAACAAGAAATGGGGAGGTTCCAAAAAGGAATCAAaatggaagaagatgattttcttcaacACTTCAAAAACCACCCAAAACCCACCTCAAGAATTTCTCTGCCCCATTTCTGGTTCTCTCATGTCCGACCCTGTAATTGTCTCCTCCGGCCATTCCTTCGACCGAACCTCAATCCAAGCCTGTAAAAATCTCAACTTTACCCCTCAACTCCAAGATGGCACCACCCCCAATTTCACAACCCTAATCCCAAATCTCAACCTCAAATCCTCAATTCTCAAATggacccaaacccaaacccaatcCCAATCCAAATTCCAAACCCAAACCAACCAAAATCTCACCACAACTGAAAACCTCGTACGTACGTTAATGTCCTCAAAAAAACATCAACAACCCCAAAACGACATCGTATCAGAGAAAAACGACCAAGAAAAAGAAACACTACAAATCCCAATCTTAACACCGCGAAAAACCTCGTACTCGAGCTCAGAGGAATCCATAGCTACTGCCacgtcatcatcatcaacaacaccaAAATTTCAAAGCTACTGTTACTCTTCACCTTCCTCTTCCGAAATTGAACCTTCAACAacaccagaagaagaagaattcGTAACAAAACTCAGAAACCCTCAATCGATTATAGTAGAAGAAGCTCTAATCTCTctcagaaaaatcacaaaaacgaAAGAGGAATCTAGGGTTCAACTCTGCACCAATAGGATACTCTGTTCTTTGCGTTCTTTGATTTTGTCCAAAAACGACGTCGTAAGAGTCAACGCTCTTGCTTCATTAGTCAACCTTTCGCTCGAGAAAGTCAACAAAGTGAAGATCGTACGGTCGGGAATCGTTCCACCGTTGATTGAGGTTTTGAAATTTGGATCCTGTGAATCGCAGGAACATGCTTCGTGTGTGCTCTTTAGTTTAGCGCTTGATGATGATAATAAAACTGCGATTGGTGTTTTAGGTGCACTTTTGCCTTTGCTTCACGCGCTTAAATCGGAGAGTGAGAAGACGCGTCATGACTCGAGTTTGGCTCTTTGTCATTTGTCTTTAGTGAAGAGTAATAGGGTTAAGATGGTTAAACTCGGGTTTGTTTCGGTTCTTTGGGGAATGGTTAAATCGGGTTATATGATTGAtcgggttttgttgattttgggTAATTTGGGGTTTGGGCCGGATGGTCGGGCTGCGATGTTGGATGCGGGTGTTGTGGAGTGTTTGGTGGGTTTGTTGGCTGGAACTGAGTTGGATTCTGAGTCAACTCGAGAGAGATGTGTTGGGATTTTGTATATACTAAGTCATGGCGGGTTGAGGTTTAAGGCGGTGGCGAAAGAGATTAGGGTTGTGGAAATGTTGCAAAAGATGGAGAAAATGAAGAGTGAAAAAGCTAATGAGAAGGTGAAGAGGATATTGGAAATTATGAGTGAGAAGGAAatggaggaggaagaggtggatTGGGAGGAGTTGCTTGACTCGGGGTTCAGTGGTCGAACTATGAGTCGACTCAGTAATGGGTTGGACGAGTCAAATGTTAACTCGAATGAGTTTTGA
- the LOC131627032 gene encoding zinc finger AN1 domain-containing stress-associated protein 12-like produces MASGGTEAFPDLGKHCQLLDCHQLDFLPFTCDGCKQVFCVEHRSYKSHDCPKPDHNSRKVVVCEECSMSMEITGENEETILKKHHSSGKCDPSKKKKPTCPVKRCKEILTFSNTSTCKTCNIKVCLKHRFSADHACRRGGSASLTSGDGNGSWNNRFMAALASRNNGQDCGKKAGSRSSTNSPPSTPSVKAY; encoded by the exons ATGGCATCAGGTGGAACAGAAGCTTTCCCAGATTTGGGTAAACACTGCCAACTTCTTGATTGTCACCAGCTCGATTTCCTTCCTTTCACCTGTGATGGCTGCAAacag GTTTTCTGTGTAGAACACAGATCATACAAGTCTCATGATTGTCCCAAACCCGACCACAACAGCCGAAAAGTGGTTGTTTGCGAAGAATGTTCTATGTCAATGGAGATCACCGGAGAAAACGAAGAGACGATCTTAAAGAAACACCACAGTTCAGGGAAGTGTGACCCTAGCAAGAAGAAGAAACCAACTTGTCCTGTAAAGCGTTGCAAGGAGATTTTGACGTTTTCTAACACGAGTACATGTAAAACTTGCAACATTAAGGTGTGTCTCAAGCATCGTTTTTCTGCTGATCATGCTTGTAGAAGAGGAGGTTCAGCCTCTTTAACAAGTGGTGATGGTAACGGAAGTTGGAATAATAGGTTTATGGCCGCTTTAGCTTCAAGGAATAATGGTCAAGATTGTGGCAAAAAAGCTGGATCTCGTTCTAGTACTAATTCTCCTCCTAGTACTCCTTCTGTTAAAGCTTATTGA
- the LOC131627033 gene encoding ferredoxin-thioredoxin reductase catalytic chain, chloroplastic — protein MNSPAMTSQSSTFAVSVSSIASPLRRRRNFPVVRAQVEPSDKSIEIMRKFSEQYARKSGTYFCVDKGVTSVVIKGLADHKDSLGAPLCPCRHYDDKAAEAAHGFWNCPCVPMRERKECHCMLFLTPDNDFAGDEQTITLDEIKESTSNM, from the exons ATGAATTCACCGGCAATGACCTCCCAATCTTCCACCTTCGCCGTCTCCGTTTCTTCTATCGCATCCCCTCTCCGCCGCCGCCGCAACTTCCCCGTGGTACGCGCTCAAG TGGAACCATCTGATAaatcaattgaaattatgaggAAGTTCTCAGAGCAATATGCCCGTAAATCAGGAACATACTTTTGTGTTGACAAAGGAGTAACTTCTGTTGTTATCAAG GGTTTGGCTGACCATAAAGATTCATTGGGTGCACCACTCTGCCCTTGCCG GCATTACGACGATAAAGCTGCTGAGGCTGCGCATGGATTTTGGAATTGCCCGTGCGTTCCCATGAGAGAAAG GAAAGAGTGCCATTGCATGCTTTTTCTCACTCCTGATAACGATTTTGCCGGTGATGAACAG ACTATCACCTTGGATGAAATTAAAGAATCAACATCAAATATGTAA